A portion of the Bactrocera neohumeralis isolate Rockhampton chromosome 2, APGP_CSIRO_Bneo_wtdbg2-racon-allhic-juicebox.fasta_v2, whole genome shotgun sequence genome contains these proteins:
- the LOC126761071 gene encoding polymerase delta-interacting protein 2 — MNSLFTKTLRNNNLGRVLVPLAVLGNCDIILLRQFSQQGSKLAKLAEVGRLESVKLDGKYETGQLFLHRIFGYRGVVLFPWSARVYDRDLHNPSKQKQRVNADKSSTGAIAAEKSKNNAIGEASSEQGNSEAHVTNGGESDNSSSSTSGTDSSVKEVKGKVHTFYQVLIDSRDCPYIRAQTEAVTFLGNQDSNRSLYAIPGLDYVAHDDIMPYTSGEKQPLQHELFDKFLTHVPGKDPPFEGQDTLKAWQEKNHPWLELSDVHKETTDNIRVTVIPFYMGCRETPASSVYWWRYCIRLENLGVLSVQLRERHWRIFSLSGTLETVRGRGVVGQEPILSPRLPAFQYSSHVSLQAPSGHMWGTFRLEREDGHTFDCKIPPFSLESKPEEPGTGLSSSTGTNNDSKPDVK; from the exons atgAATAGTTTATTTACTAAAACGTTAAGAAACAATAATTTGGGACGGGTTTTAGTACCATTAGCAGTTTTAGGAAATTGTGATATTATTCTACTTCGGCAATTTTCACAGCAGGGATCAAAACTCGCCAA ATTAGCTGAAGTAGGGCGATTGGAGTCAGTCAAACTAGATGGAAAATATGAGACAGGTCAATTATTCCTACATCGCATATTTGGTTACCGTGGGGTTGTGCTTTTTCCATGGTCTGCACGAGTGTATGATCGCGATCTACATAATCCCAGCAAGCAGAAACAACGAGTGAATGCTGATAAGTCGTCCACTGGGGCCATTGCagcagaaaaaagtaaaaataacgcAATAGGAGAAGCATCAAGTGAACAAGGAAATTCAGAAGCTCATGTAACTAACGGAGGTGAAAGTGACAACTCATCTTCGTCCACCAGTGGTACAGATTCGTCTGTAAAAGAAGTAAAAGGCAAAGTTCACACCTTCTACCAAGTTCTGATCGATTCACGCGATTGCCCATACATT cgcgcaCAAACTGAGGCTGTAACATTTCTGGGAAATCAGGATTCCAACCGCAGCCTATATGCTATTCCCGGTCTTGATTATGTTGCCCACGACGATATAATGCCATATACGTCGGGAGAAAAACAGCCCCTACAACATGAACTTTTCGATAAGTTCTTAACTCATGTCCCGGGCAAAGACCCACCGTTCGAGGGACAAGATACATTGAAAGCGTGGCAGGAAAAAAACCATCCTTGGTTGGAACTGAGCGATGTTCATAAGGAGACAACAGATAATATACGTGTAACTGTGATACCGTTCTATATGGGTTGTCGGGAAACTCCCGCTTCCTCTGTTTATTGG TGGCGCTACTGCATTCGTTTGGAGAATTTAGGTGTGCTTAGCGTCCAATTACGTGAGCGCCATTGGAGGATTTTCTCCCTTTCAGGCACTTTAGAAACGGTACGTGGACGTGGCGTTGTCGGTCAAGAGCCAATACTTAGTCCACGTCTTCCGGCATTTCAATACAGCAGTCATGTCAGCTTGCAAGCACCTAGCGGTCACATGTGGGGTACATTTCGTTTAGAGCGTGAAGACGGTCACACTTTTGATTGTAAAATACCACCTTTTTCTCTTGAAAGTAAACCTGAAGAACCCGGTACTGGGCTATCATCTAGTACTGGAACGAATAATGACAGTAAGCCCGACgtcaaataa
- the LOC126761126 gene encoding NADH dehydrogenase (ubiquinone) 23 kDa subunit, producing MALPAKVFTLSRNGHRMFGTSLRLSAAGKDIVTVPKGYVYVNNKELSMEINEITDRAATTMFLGELFRGFAVTLAHIFKEPATINYPFEKGPLSPRFRGEHALRRYPSGEERCIACKLCEAICPAQAITIEATTRSDGSRRTTRYDIDMTKCIYCGFCQEACPVDAIVEGPNFEFSTETHEELLYNKEKLLCNGDKWESEIASNLQADHLYR from the exons ATGGCTTTACCGGCTAAAGTTTTTACACTTTCGAGAAATG GTCATCGCATGTTTGGAACCAGTCTCCGCTTAAGTGCAGCTGGCAAAGATATAGTAACTGTACCGAAGGGCTATGTCTATGTGAATAATAAAGAGTTGAGTATGGAAATCAATGAGATTACTGAccgcgcagcaacaacaatgttttTAGGAGAACTTTTTCGAGGGTTTGCTGTGACTTTGGCTCACATATTTAAAGAACCAGCCACTATCAACTATCCCTTTGAAAAAGGCCCCTTAAGTCCTCGTTTCCGTGGAGAGCATGCTCTTCGTCGGTATCCAAGTGGAGAGGAGCGTTGTATTGCTTGTAAATTGTGCGAAGCAATATGTCCAGCGCAAGCTATTACGATTGAAGCAACAACTCGTTCCGACGGAAGTCGGCGTACAACGCGATACGATATAGATATGACTAAATGCATCTATTGTGGTTTTTGTCAG GAAGCGTGTCCGGTTGATGCCATTGTAGAGGGCCCCAACTTTGAATTCTCAACTGAGACACATGAAGAATTATTGTACAATAAGGAAAAGCTGCTTTGCAATGGAGATAAATGGGAATCGGAGATTGCATCTAATTTGCAAGCAGATCACTTATACCGATAA
- the LOC126761135 gene encoding actin-related protein 2/3 complex subunit 3: protein MPAYHSQIKEFPQVVGNMAILPLRTQARGPAPSANIENDIIDESLYYFKANVFFRTYEIKSEVDRVLIYITLYITECLKRLQRCSNKNQGTQEMYSLAISKFDIPGDAGFPLNAVYARPQNTQEADLMRQYFLQLRHEIGNRVCEKVFNSEDGKPNKWWICFAKKKFMEKSLSGPGQ, encoded by the exons ATGCCG gcCTACCATTCACAGATTAAGGAATTTCCCCAAGTGGTTGGAAATATGGCTATATTGCCTTTACGCACTCAAGCTCGTGGACCTGCTCCCAGTGCCAATATTGAAAACGATATCATTGATGAGTCACTATATTACTtcaaagcaaatgtttttttccGTACATATGAGATAAAG TCTGAAGTGGATCGCGTTCTCATTTACATTACCCTATATATCACCGAATGTTTGAAGCGCTTACAACGCTGTAGCAACAAAAATCAAGGCACACAAGAAATGTACAGTTTagctatttcaaaatttgatattccTGGAGATGCTGGATTCCCATTAAATGCTGTTTATGCTAGACCACAAAATACACAAGAAGCAG ATTTAATGCGTCAATATTTCTTACAACTGCGACATGAAATCGGAAATCGTGTTTGCGAGAAAGTATTCAACAGTGAAGATGGAAAGCCCAATAAATGGTGGATTTGTTTCGCCAAAAAGAAGTTTATGGAGAAATCTTTGTCTGGCCCTGGACAATAG
- the LOC126760992 gene encoding biotin--protein ligase isoform X1, whose protein sequence is MLTLYYATATFLQSSRIKNVCAKIGQQLALNTSISFYTLPTENDDGFDPSLAASDFCHNRNAARVSEILWLNGSHRGCCLHPVQVVQLKPWISFDENNASMENKLLPFAHSTNPKAFLDQFAALRKEDILHLLLEADIQPCYEFENSANHIRIENFGKLIAWKVDSHLAVLIETDVEHFTKLLLSTYLQNKFLINDQLQLLRIESIKYEGKPQPMNMLASHLRKPVRQCELNLSHEDWQRHLEHLRALSVLAHQATEFESQKSRTEGKTTGDVVVKPDLIPYEQQVTGSVAISKSSNLQEPEAVGTTTYAEKYSETSDTLMDVKTASIVKPSKSSMVTKVTIETEKPVKLASPLSKIKAKPTEIRKPVAANTNSGGSGTESRFKTTKVPEASASTTVIEKSSAKSALISPTLPLSDPPITISAAAAVITTTIARAKMPSNSANQSTDFDKIASGIVSTSSQKQQSIPLETTPLQKNKNSESDLSTSTHASTSCEALSNEDQRKGLSLKRTDISYPSKPTNVFVYSESASSREGALSTLKNILDRERYTIYAMTPQQLTQKYWMKNTGLLVVCGNVPTNVGEILVDYFLCGGRVLSLCSDILNFVLPNYRTAEVRENELVQFSYDKWQKIKMMHHIFCYQPSPVKKNFSTDSDDATQSTTRKPALVCPRSVELQDLRGKVHNLDVKVLGTEETWNTPSLLLANSVQSGGCAVFSQVHLETNPSQFEMDESKYKILMQNEQVRMEILAHLLNKHLDISVQQLNTNGAKCTYQEAYFLGRHESKFELLEKIKTSGAKSNIITTSKLTMQFCDKGDKPKSANTNVLPILIHSCPEDFSTVEYFDNLKTKYIGRLVIYAPVVSTSMNVISDLELVDGIAVLVRQQMEGVGRSNNQWISPLGCAMFSLQLHLSLDSALGRRLPLLQHIIGLAMVTTLKGNPTYKDLDIRLKWPNDIYANGVQKIGGLIVKTTMFGSKIIANIGCGINLDNEKPTTCINSIIAKYNQTNRTNIPILKYEEFIALTFNEIENILEKVKSGDFDYFYELYHEHWLHNLQKVNICDKFGSQQEATVIGIDDVGYLQVRTIDGTIVSVQPDGNSFDMLQGLIVPKYN, encoded by the exons ATGCTGACTTTATATTATGCCACTGCTACATTCCTGCAGTCTTCGCGCATAAAGAACGTCTGTGCAAAAATTGGACAGCAATTAGCTCTAAATACCAGCATTTCATTCTATACGTTGCCTACTGAAAATGACGATGGTTTTG ATCCTTCATTAGCGGCTTCAGATTTTTGTCACAACCGAAATGCTGCGCGTGTTTCTGAAATACTTTGGTTAAATGGTTCACATCGCGGTTGCTGTCTACATCCGGTGCAAGTGGTTCAATTAAAGCCGTGGATATCATTTGATGAGAATAATGCGTCAATGGAGAATAAGCTACTTCCCTTTGCTCATTCAACAAATCCAAAAGCTTTTTTGGATCAGTTTGCTGCTTTAAGGAAAGAGGACATTTTGCATCTCTTATTGGAAGCCGATATTCAACCTTGTTATGAGTTTGAGAATTCTGCAAATCATATACGG attgAAAATTTTGGTAAGCTAATAGCATGGAAGGTTGACTCACATCTTGCTGTGCTCATTGAGACTGATGTGGAACATTTTACCAAATTGTTGTTGTccacatatttacaaaataaatttctcaTTAACGATCAGCTACAATTACTGAGGATTGAGT CTATTAAATATGAGGGTAAACCGCAGCCCATGAACATGTTGGCCAGCCATTTGCGCAAGCCTGTACGCCAGTGCGAGTTGAACTTAAGTCATGAGGATTGGCAGCGACATTTAGAGCATTTACGTGCATTGAGCGTATTGGCACATCAAGCAACTGAGTTTGAGAGTCAAAAAAGTCGTACAGAGGGTAAAACTACAGGTGATGTTGTCGTTAAGCCAGATCTTATACCTTACGAGCAACAGGTAACTGGAAGCGTCGCGATTTCCAAGTCAAGTAATTTACAAGAGCCGGAAGCTGTTGGCACAACTACTTATGCCGAAAAATATTCTGAAACATCCGACACTCTGATGGATGTCAAAACAGCTTCAATTGTTAAACCTAGTAAATCGTCCATGGTGACAAAAGTAACTATAGAAACTGAAAAACCTGTTAAACTTGCTTCACCTTTGTCCAAAATCAAAGCTAAACCGACCGAAATTAGAAAGCCAGTTGCTGCTAACACAAATTCTGGTGGCAGCGGAACCGAAAGTCGCTTCAAAACGACCAAG GTTCCCGAAGCTTCCGCATCAACAACAGTAATAGAAAAGTCTTCAGCAAAATCTGCGCTGATATCACCAACACTTCCACTCTCTGATCCACCTATTACCATTTCTGCGGCTGCAGccgtaataacaacaactatagCACGTGCCAAAATGCCTTCCAACAGCGCGAACCAATCTACTGATTTTGATAAGATAGCCTCAGGAATTGTATCCACGTcatcacaaaaacaacaatcgatACCTTTAGAAACTACACcgctacaaaaaaataaaaatagcgaAAGTGACTTATCAACTTCCACACACGCTTCCACAAGTTGTGAAGCATTATCAAATGAAGATCAGAGAAAGGGTCTTAGTTTAAAGAGGACGGATATTTCTTACCCAAGTAAACCAaccaatgtatttgtttattccGAAAGCGCTAGTTCGCGTGAGGGAGCACTGTCTACGCTTAAGAATATTTTAGATCGGGAAAG GTATACGATTTATGCAATGACTCCTCAACagttaacacaaaaatattggATGAAAAACACGGGACTTTTAGTAGTCTGTGGCAATGTGCCTACAAATGTTGGAGAGATACTAGTTGATTATTTTTTGTGCGGTGGTAGAGTACTCTCCTTATGTTCGGATATACTGAATTTTGTGCTGCCCAATTATCGAACTGCCGAG GTGCGTGAAAATGAACTGGTGCAGTTCTCGTACGataaatggcaaaaaataaaaatgatgcaTCATATATTTTGTTATCAACCTTCGCCCGTAAAGAAAAACTTCTCTACGGATAGTGACGATGCTACACAATCAACTACGAGAAAAcc AGCTCTAGTATGTCCAAGGTCTGTCGAACTTCAGGATCTTCGTGGTAAAGTGCACAATCTAGATGTGAAAGTGCTTGGCACTGAGGAAACGTGGAATACACCCAGTTTGTTATTGGCGAACAGCGTGCAAAGTGGAGGATGTGCAGTTTTCTCGCAG gtACATTTGGAAACGAATCCTTCACAATTCGAAATGGACGAATCCAAATACAAGATTCTAATGCAGAATGAACAAGTTCGAATGGAAATTTTAGCACACTTACTGAATAAGCATTTGGATATAAGCGTACAGCAATTAAATACCAACGGCGCCAAATGCACATATCAGGAAGCATATTTTCTTGGGAGACACGAG tcAAAATTTGAATTGTTGGAGAAAATTAAGACTTCTGGAGCTAAGAGTAACATTATAACCACTTCCAAATTGACCATGCAGTTTTGCGATAAGGGTGATAAACCCAAAAGCGCTAATACAAATGTTCTTCCAATATTGATACATTCCTGTCCGGAGGATTTTTCAACCGTGGAATACTTTGAT aatttaaaaaccaaatatattGGACGGCTCGTCATATATGCACCCGTGGTAAGTACCAGCATGAATGTAATAAGCGATCTGGAGCTAGTGGACGGCATTGCGGTTTTGGTGCGTCAACAAATGGAAGGTGTTGGACGTAGCAACAATCAG TGGATTAGCCCTCTCGGTTGCGCTATGTTTTCGTTGCAATTACATTTGTCGTTGGATTCAGCCTTGGGTAGACGTCTGCCATTATTGCAACACATCATTGGTTTGGCTATGGTGACCACATTGAAAGGAAATCCGACGTATAAG GATCTTGACATTCGTTTAAAATGGCCCAATGATATTTATGCAAATGGCGTGCAAAAGATTGGTGGTCTTATTGTGAAAACAACAATGTTCGGATCGAAAATCATAGCAAATATAGGATGCGGAATTAATTTGGATAATGAAAAACCTACAACTTGTATCAATTCcattattgcaaaatataatCAGACAAATCGTACGAATATACCAATACTTAAATATGAGGAATTCATTGCGTTaacatttaatgaaattgaaaacatcCTGGAGAAGGTGAAGTCGGGCGATTTTGATTACTTTTATGAACTCTATCACGAACATTGGCTGCATAA tttacaAAAGGTAAATATATGCGACAAGTTTGGAAGCCAACAAGAGGCGACTGTCATTGGTATTGACGATGTTGGTTATCTTCAAGTTAGGACAATTGATGGTACAATAGTATCAGTTCAACCGGATGGAAATAGCTTTGACATGCTGCAGGGACTaattgtacctaaatataattga
- the LOC126760992 gene encoding biotin--protein ligase isoform X2 produces the protein MLTLYYATATFLQSSRIKNVCAKIGQQLALNTSISFYTLPTENDDGFDPSLAASDFCHNRNAARVSEILWLNGSHRGCCLHPVQVVQLKPWISFDENNASMENKLLPFAHSTNPKAFLDQFAALRKEDILHLLLEADIQPCYEFENSANHIRIENFGKLIAWKVDSHLAVLIETDVEHFTKLLLSTYLQNKFLINDQLQLLRIESIKYEGKPQPMNMLASHLRKPVRQCELNLSHEDWQRHLEHLRALSVLAHQATEFESQKSRTEGKTTGDVVVKPDLIPYEQQVTGSVAISKSSNLQEPEAVGTTTYAEKYSETSDTLMDVKTASIVKPSKSSMVTKVTIETEKPVKLASPLSKIKAKPTEIRKPVAANTNSGGSGTESRFKTTKVPEASASTTVIEKSSAKSALISPTLPLSDPPITISAAAAVITTTIARAKMPSNSANQSTDFDKIASGIVSTSSQKQQSIPLETTPLQKNKNSESDLSTSTHASTSCEALSNEDQRKGLSLKRTDISYPSKPTNVFVYSESASSREGALSTLKNILDRERYTIYAMTPQQLTQKYWMKNTGLLVVCGNVPTNVGEILVDYFLCGGRVLSLCSDILNFVLPNYRTAEVRENELVQFSYDKWQKIKMMHHIFCYQPSPVKKNFSTDSDDATQSTTRKPSVELQDLRGKVHNLDVKVLGTEETWNTPSLLLANSVQSGGCAVFSQVHLETNPSQFEMDESKYKILMQNEQVRMEILAHLLNKHLDISVQQLNTNGAKCTYQEAYFLGRHESKFELLEKIKTSGAKSNIITTSKLTMQFCDKGDKPKSANTNVLPILIHSCPEDFSTVEYFDNLKTKYIGRLVIYAPVVSTSMNVISDLELVDGIAVLVRQQMEGVGRSNNQWISPLGCAMFSLQLHLSLDSALGRRLPLLQHIIGLAMVTTLKGNPTYKDLDIRLKWPNDIYANGVQKIGGLIVKTTMFGSKIIANIGCGINLDNEKPTTCINSIIAKYNQTNRTNIPILKYEEFIALTFNEIENILEKVKSGDFDYFYELYHEHWLHNLQKVNICDKFGSQQEATVIGIDDVGYLQVRTIDGTIVSVQPDGNSFDMLQGLIVPKYN, from the exons ATGCTGACTTTATATTATGCCACTGCTACATTCCTGCAGTCTTCGCGCATAAAGAACGTCTGTGCAAAAATTGGACAGCAATTAGCTCTAAATACCAGCATTTCATTCTATACGTTGCCTACTGAAAATGACGATGGTTTTG ATCCTTCATTAGCGGCTTCAGATTTTTGTCACAACCGAAATGCTGCGCGTGTTTCTGAAATACTTTGGTTAAATGGTTCACATCGCGGTTGCTGTCTACATCCGGTGCAAGTGGTTCAATTAAAGCCGTGGATATCATTTGATGAGAATAATGCGTCAATGGAGAATAAGCTACTTCCCTTTGCTCATTCAACAAATCCAAAAGCTTTTTTGGATCAGTTTGCTGCTTTAAGGAAAGAGGACATTTTGCATCTCTTATTGGAAGCCGATATTCAACCTTGTTATGAGTTTGAGAATTCTGCAAATCATATACGG attgAAAATTTTGGTAAGCTAATAGCATGGAAGGTTGACTCACATCTTGCTGTGCTCATTGAGACTGATGTGGAACATTTTACCAAATTGTTGTTGTccacatatttacaaaataaatttctcaTTAACGATCAGCTACAATTACTGAGGATTGAGT CTATTAAATATGAGGGTAAACCGCAGCCCATGAACATGTTGGCCAGCCATTTGCGCAAGCCTGTACGCCAGTGCGAGTTGAACTTAAGTCATGAGGATTGGCAGCGACATTTAGAGCATTTACGTGCATTGAGCGTATTGGCACATCAAGCAACTGAGTTTGAGAGTCAAAAAAGTCGTACAGAGGGTAAAACTACAGGTGATGTTGTCGTTAAGCCAGATCTTATACCTTACGAGCAACAGGTAACTGGAAGCGTCGCGATTTCCAAGTCAAGTAATTTACAAGAGCCGGAAGCTGTTGGCACAACTACTTATGCCGAAAAATATTCTGAAACATCCGACACTCTGATGGATGTCAAAACAGCTTCAATTGTTAAACCTAGTAAATCGTCCATGGTGACAAAAGTAACTATAGAAACTGAAAAACCTGTTAAACTTGCTTCACCTTTGTCCAAAATCAAAGCTAAACCGACCGAAATTAGAAAGCCAGTTGCTGCTAACACAAATTCTGGTGGCAGCGGAACCGAAAGTCGCTTCAAAACGACCAAG GTTCCCGAAGCTTCCGCATCAACAACAGTAATAGAAAAGTCTTCAGCAAAATCTGCGCTGATATCACCAACACTTCCACTCTCTGATCCACCTATTACCATTTCTGCGGCTGCAGccgtaataacaacaactatagCACGTGCCAAAATGCCTTCCAACAGCGCGAACCAATCTACTGATTTTGATAAGATAGCCTCAGGAATTGTATCCACGTcatcacaaaaacaacaatcgatACCTTTAGAAACTACACcgctacaaaaaaataaaaatagcgaAAGTGACTTATCAACTTCCACACACGCTTCCACAAGTTGTGAAGCATTATCAAATGAAGATCAGAGAAAGGGTCTTAGTTTAAAGAGGACGGATATTTCTTACCCAAGTAAACCAaccaatgtatttgtttattccGAAAGCGCTAGTTCGCGTGAGGGAGCACTGTCTACGCTTAAGAATATTTTAGATCGGGAAAG GTATACGATTTATGCAATGACTCCTCAACagttaacacaaaaatattggATGAAAAACACGGGACTTTTAGTAGTCTGTGGCAATGTGCCTACAAATGTTGGAGAGATACTAGTTGATTATTTTTTGTGCGGTGGTAGAGTACTCTCCTTATGTTCGGATATACTGAATTTTGTGCTGCCCAATTATCGAACTGCCGAG GTGCGTGAAAATGAACTGGTGCAGTTCTCGTACGataaatggcaaaaaataaaaatgatgcaTCATATATTTTGTTATCAACCTTCGCCCGTAAAGAAAAACTTCTCTACGGATAGTGACGATGCTACACAATCAACTACGAGAAAAcc GTCTGTCGAACTTCAGGATCTTCGTGGTAAAGTGCACAATCTAGATGTGAAAGTGCTTGGCACTGAGGAAACGTGGAATACACCCAGTTTGTTATTGGCGAACAGCGTGCAAAGTGGAGGATGTGCAGTTTTCTCGCAG gtACATTTGGAAACGAATCCTTCACAATTCGAAATGGACGAATCCAAATACAAGATTCTAATGCAGAATGAACAAGTTCGAATGGAAATTTTAGCACACTTACTGAATAAGCATTTGGATATAAGCGTACAGCAATTAAATACCAACGGCGCCAAATGCACATATCAGGAAGCATATTTTCTTGGGAGACACGAG tcAAAATTTGAATTGTTGGAGAAAATTAAGACTTCTGGAGCTAAGAGTAACATTATAACCACTTCCAAATTGACCATGCAGTTTTGCGATAAGGGTGATAAACCCAAAAGCGCTAATACAAATGTTCTTCCAATATTGATACATTCCTGTCCGGAGGATTTTTCAACCGTGGAATACTTTGAT aatttaaaaaccaaatatattGGACGGCTCGTCATATATGCACCCGTGGTAAGTACCAGCATGAATGTAATAAGCGATCTGGAGCTAGTGGACGGCATTGCGGTTTTGGTGCGTCAACAAATGGAAGGTGTTGGACGTAGCAACAATCAG TGGATTAGCCCTCTCGGTTGCGCTATGTTTTCGTTGCAATTACATTTGTCGTTGGATTCAGCCTTGGGTAGACGTCTGCCATTATTGCAACACATCATTGGTTTGGCTATGGTGACCACATTGAAAGGAAATCCGACGTATAAG GATCTTGACATTCGTTTAAAATGGCCCAATGATATTTATGCAAATGGCGTGCAAAAGATTGGTGGTCTTATTGTGAAAACAACAATGTTCGGATCGAAAATCATAGCAAATATAGGATGCGGAATTAATTTGGATAATGAAAAACCTACAACTTGTATCAATTCcattattgcaaaatataatCAGACAAATCGTACGAATATACCAATACTTAAATATGAGGAATTCATTGCGTTaacatttaatgaaattgaaaacatcCTGGAGAAGGTGAAGTCGGGCGATTTTGATTACTTTTATGAACTCTATCACGAACATTGGCTGCATAA tttacaAAAGGTAAATATATGCGACAAGTTTGGAAGCCAACAAGAGGCGACTGTCATTGGTATTGACGATGTTGGTTATCTTCAAGTTAGGACAATTGATGGTACAATAGTATCAGTTCAACCGGATGGAAATAGCTTTGACATGCTGCAGGGACTaattgtacctaaatataattga